A stretch of the Archangium lipolyticum genome encodes the following:
- a CDS encoding serine/threonine-protein kinase → MDKASEQEALARPESIPFGSYTLVRRIGYGGMGEVFLAREEGPGRACVVKKVLRGLAGNPQFLARFRDEARVVVRLSHPNIARVWAMGEVAGELYLAMEYVQGKTLNRLAWRLRKQGRVLPLGLVLLIGERMCQGLAHAHDVTDEHGQPLHLVHRDLSPANVCISYAGEVKIIDFGAAQSTLKEAQTAPSVVMGSIAYMAPEQARKKPVDRRADVYATGVVLWELLAWHPLPQKGDVVERWKRAAYPRWEPPGQYRQGLPPEVDAVVLKALSAEPGARFPDAVALAEALRALREKYAPGVDDADLARLMGEAFPKEKAVEDEVLAELLRANPSPQHPLSEKELPTFAPPTALAFEHRALDAPADFVPSAEVELVEESRPRTPASVEARTQTPATSREVRVAFDVDVTGEVAVAGRDGTSGLVQAIEEGGEDEAPVPASATSRAWGIAAGLFLAALVAGFLAMWLFR, encoded by the coding sequence AAGGCGTCTGAACAGGAGGCGCTCGCGCGCCCGGAGTCCATTCCCTTCGGCTCCTACACCCTGGTGCGGCGCATCGGGTACGGGGGAATGGGAGAGGTGTTCCTGGCGCGCGAGGAGGGGCCGGGCCGCGCCTGCGTGGTGAAGAAGGTGCTGCGCGGCCTGGCGGGCAACCCGCAGTTCCTCGCCCGCTTCCGGGACGAGGCGCGCGTGGTGGTGCGCCTGTCCCATCCCAACATCGCCCGCGTGTGGGCCATGGGCGAGGTGGCCGGAGAGCTCTACCTCGCCATGGAGTACGTGCAGGGCAAGACGCTCAACCGGCTCGCCTGGCGGCTGCGCAAGCAGGGCCGGGTGCTGCCCCTGGGCCTGGTGCTGCTCATCGGCGAGCGGATGTGCCAGGGCCTGGCCCACGCGCACGACGTGACGGACGAGCACGGGCAGCCGTTGCACCTGGTGCACCGCGACCTGTCGCCCGCCAACGTGTGCATCTCCTACGCGGGCGAGGTGAAGATCATCGACTTCGGCGCCGCCCAGTCCACGCTCAAGGAGGCGCAGACGGCGCCCAGCGTGGTGATGGGCAGCATCGCGTACATGGCGCCGGAGCAGGCGCGCAAGAAGCCCGTGGACCGGCGGGCCGACGTGTACGCCACGGGCGTGGTGCTCTGGGAGCTGCTCGCCTGGCACCCGCTGCCGCAGAAGGGGGATGTCGTCGAGCGCTGGAAGCGCGCGGCCTACCCCAGATGGGAGCCGCCGGGACAATACCGCCAGGGGCTGCCGCCGGAGGTGGACGCGGTGGTGTTGAAGGCCCTGTCCGCCGAGCCCGGCGCCCGCTTCCCGGATGCGGTGGCGCTCGCCGAGGCGTTGCGCGCCCTGCGGGAGAAGTACGCGCCCGGGGTGGACGACGCGGACCTGGCGCGGCTGATGGGCGAGGCCTTCCCCAAGGAGAAGGCGGTGGAGGACGAGGTGCTCGCGGAGCTGTTGCGCGCCAATCCCTCGCCCCAGCATCCGCTCTCCGAGAAGGAGCTGCCCACCTTCGCGCCCCCCACCGCGCTGGCCTTCGAGCACCGGGCGCTCGACGCGCCTGCGGACTTCGTGCCCTCCGCCGAGGTGGAGCTGGTGGAGGAGTCCCGGCCCCGGACACCGGCTTCCGTCGAGGCCCGGACCCAGACGCCGGCGACCTCGCGCGAGGTGCGGGTGGCCTTCGACGTGGATGTCACCGGTGAGGTGGCGGTGGCGGGACGGGACGGGACGTCTGGGCTGGTGCAGGCCATCGAGGAGGGCGGCGAGGACGAGGCGCCCGTGCCGGCCAGCGCTACGTCCCGGGCGTGGGGGATCGCCGCCGGGCTGTTCCTCGCCGCGCTCGTGGCGGGTTTCCTGGCCATGTGGCTGTTTCGGTGA
- a CDS encoding STAS domain-containing protein, translating into MTTRIHEILKKYPSELLTEWFTSMTTGGMRRDALLKEGELREQCAEFLRLLTQATEHGNVTDITGSGFASVRDMLERLSRSRSLQGFSPSETATFIFSFKQPLFDRLRRELASQPEAVADAMWGATLLLDKMGLYTTEVHQRTREEVIVRQQQEMLELSTPVVQMWDRIVALPLIGTLDSGRTQTVMETLLQRIVETGAEIAIIDITGVPTVDTLTAQHLIKTVTATRLMGAECVISGIRPQIAQTIVHLGVDLAGVVTKSSLAGAFSWALKRLNQSLGSQGQRAPGKV; encoded by the coding sequence TTGACCACTCGTATCCACGAGATTCTCAAGAAGTACCCTTCCGAGCTGCTCACTGAGTGGTTCACGTCCATGACGACCGGCGGGATGCGCCGCGACGCGCTGCTGAAGGAGGGCGAGCTGCGTGAGCAGTGCGCCGAGTTCCTCCGGCTGCTGACGCAGGCCACCGAGCACGGCAACGTCACCGACATCACCGGCAGCGGGTTCGCGTCCGTGCGGGACATGCTGGAGCGGCTGTCGCGCTCGCGCAGCCTGCAGGGCTTCTCCCCGTCCGAGACGGCCACCTTCATCTTCAGCTTCAAGCAGCCCCTGTTCGACCGGCTGCGCCGCGAGCTCGCCAGCCAGCCGGAGGCGGTGGCTGACGCGATGTGGGGTGCCACCCTCCTGCTGGACAAGATGGGCCTCTACACCACCGAGGTGCACCAGCGCACGCGCGAGGAGGTCATCGTCCGCCAGCAGCAGGAGATGCTGGAGCTGTCCACCCCCGTGGTGCAGATGTGGGACCGCATCGTCGCCCTGCCGCTCATCGGCACGCTGGACAGCGGGCGCACCCAGACGGTCATGGAGACGCTGCTGCAGCGCATCGTGGAGACGGGCGCGGAGATCGCCATCATCGACATCACCGGCGTGCCCACCGTGGACACGCTCACCGCCCAGCACCTCATCAAGACGGTGACGGCCACCCGCCTCATGGGCGCCGAGTGCGTCATCAGCGGCATCCGGCCTCAAATCGCCCAGACCATCGTCCACCTGGGCGTGGACCTCGCGGGGGTGGTGACCAAGTCCAGCCTGGCCGGAGCCTTCAGCTGGGCCCTCAAGCGCCTCAATCAGAGCCTCGGCAGCCAGGGACAGCGCGCGCCGGGCAAGGTCTAG
- a CDS encoding STAS domain-containing protein, whose amino-acid sequence MERIPILRMGKVLLVTIQVDMHDQLAVTLQDDLTARIVETGARGVLIDISSLEVVDSFIGRILGNIATMARVLDAQTVVVGMQPAVAITLVELGMSLPGVRTALNVEKGMALLQASIKADEAEPEVLDASLED is encoded by the coding sequence ATGGAGCGCATTCCCATCCTCCGCATGGGCAAGGTCCTGCTGGTCACCATCCAGGTGGACATGCATGACCAGCTCGCGGTGACCCTGCAGGATGACCTGACCGCGAGGATCGTCGAGACCGGCGCTCGCGGTGTCCTCATCGACATCTCCTCGTTGGAGGTGGTCGACTCCTTCATCGGCCGCATCCTGGGGAACATCGCCACCATGGCGCGCGTGCTGGACGCGCAGACGGTGGTGGTGGGCATGCAGCCGGCCGTGGCCATCACCCTGGTGGAACTGGGCATGTCCCTGCCCGGAGTTCGCACCGCGCTCAACGTGGAGAAGGGCATGGCCCTGCTCCAGGCCTCCATCAAGGCCGACGAGGCCGAGCCAGAGGTCCTGGATGCAAGTCTTGAGGACTGA
- a CDS encoding anti-sigma regulatory factor, with the protein MQVLRTEVMPIRSSQDLVVVRQAVRTWSAELKFSLVEQTKMVTAASELARNTLDYGKGGQVTLQVLQDGLRKGLRLSFEDQGPGIPDIELALRDGYTTGGGMGLGLGGAKRLVNEFDIVSKVGEGTRVTVTRWK; encoded by the coding sequence ATGCAAGTCTTGAGGACTGAGGTCATGCCCATCCGCTCGTCTCAGGACCTGGTGGTGGTGCGCCAGGCGGTGCGCACGTGGTCGGCCGAGCTCAAGTTCAGCCTCGTGGAGCAGACGAAGATGGTGACCGCCGCCAGCGAGCTGGCGCGCAACACCCTGGACTACGGCAAGGGAGGACAGGTGACCTTGCAGGTCCTCCAGGACGGGCTGCGCAAGGGGCTGCGCCTGTCCTTCGAGGACCAGGGGCCGGGCATTCCCGACATCGAGCTGGCGCTGCGTGACGGGTACACCACGGGTGGTGGCATGGGGCTCGGGCTGGGGGGCGCCAAGCGGCTCGTGAACGAGTTCGACATCGTCTCCAAAGTAGGGGAGGGAACCCGGGTCACGGTGACGCGATGGAAGTGA
- a CDS encoding ATP-binding SpoIIE family protein phosphatase has translation MEVSSTAIAVTESSQAGHARRTASSLAARLGFNEEAQGKVALVVSEAAKNLVAHAREGFILLRPLHAGPHVGVEMLAVDKGPGMADVERCLRDGYSTAGTGGSGLGAMRRMASLFDIHSVPGVGTVVLAQMWSSKPPPSSVDVGVVCVPKSGEEVCGDSWAVDTKGDRVFFLVADGLGHGPEAARASRAAVVSFLEQGPNELVELLRGMHPELHSTRGAAVALAALDGSRLHFSGVGNISAAVVSPEGIQRMVSMNGTLGHQSHRMQQFSYTWGPGSTLVMCSDGLATQWRLDGYPGLLARHPSLAAGVLYRDFARGRDDATVLVARVAAGGGSP, from the coding sequence ATGGAAGTGAGCTCCACGGCGATTGCAGTCACGGAGAGCAGCCAGGCGGGCCATGCACGCCGGACGGCTTCCTCCCTGGCCGCCCGCCTGGGGTTCAACGAGGAGGCCCAGGGCAAGGTCGCGCTCGTGGTGAGCGAGGCGGCCAAGAACCTGGTCGCCCATGCGCGCGAGGGTTTCATCCTCCTGCGCCCGCTCCACGCCGGCCCCCACGTGGGCGTGGAGATGCTCGCGGTGGACAAGGGGCCGGGCATGGCGGACGTGGAGCGCTGCCTGCGCGACGGCTACTCCACCGCCGGTACCGGCGGCTCGGGGCTGGGCGCCATGCGGCGGATGGCCTCCCTCTTCGACATCCACTCCGTGCCCGGGGTGGGCACGGTGGTGCTGGCGCAGATGTGGTCCAGCAAGCCGCCTCCGTCCTCCGTGGACGTGGGCGTGGTGTGCGTGCCCAAGTCCGGCGAGGAGGTGTGCGGGGATTCCTGGGCGGTGGACACCAAGGGGGACCGCGTCTTCTTCCTCGTGGCCGATGGCCTGGGCCATGGGCCCGAGGCGGCGCGGGCCTCGCGCGCGGCGGTGGTGTCCTTCCTGGAGCAGGGCCCCAACGAGCTGGTGGAGCTGCTGCGGGGCATGCACCCGGAGCTGCACAGCACCCGGGGCGCGGCGGTGGCCCTCGCGGCGCTGGACGGGTCCCGGCTGCACTTCTCCGGGGTGGGCAACATCTCCGCGGCCGTGGTGTCGCCGGAGGGCATCCAGAGGATGGTCTCCATGAATGGGACGCTGGGCCACCAGTCGCACCGCATGCAGCAGTTCAGCTACACGTGGGGTCCGGGGTCCACCCTGGTGATGTGCTCGGACGGGCTGGCCACCCAATGGCGGTTGGACGGCTACCCCGGGCTGCTCGCCCGTCATCCCAGTCTGGCGGCCGGTGTGCTGTACCGGGACTTCGCCCGGGGCCGGGACGACGCGACCGTGCTGGTGGCGCGAGTGGCGGCCGGTGGGGGCTCGCCTTGA